In Juglans microcarpa x Juglans regia isolate MS1-56 chromosome 8D, Jm3101_v1.0, whole genome shotgun sequence, the following are encoded in one genomic region:
- the LOC121243658 gene encoding microfibrillar-associated protein 1-like produces MSVTAGVSDTIIAIRDKLRGKIGQTKVKRYWPGRAPEWAEDVLEDGDIQLDRVAALERAFPSHDDSHIVKKDDARLRRLAESRIDNRDEVRADHRRIRQAEIVSTIEEEARRQEGLDLEEEDADALEERRRRIREKLLQREQEEAVLPEEEEEEVEEEEEEESEYETDSEEEHMGIAMVKPVFVPKSERDTIAERERLEAEEQALEESKRKRLEERKVETKQIVVEEIRKDEEIQKNMEMEANIADVDTDDEVNEAEEYEAWKAREIARIKRDREDREAMLKEKEEIEKVRNMTEEERREWERKNPKPAPPPKQKWRFMQKYYHKGAFFQSDTDDRIPIAGTNNIYQRDFSAPTGEDKMDKTILPKVMQVKHFGRSGRTKWTHLVNEDTTDWNNPWTYNDPLRAKYNAKMAGMNAAIAKPKGSKKLKDWESH; encoded by the coding sequence ATGTCGGTGACAGCAGGTGTTAGTGATACTATAATTGCAATTAGGGATAAGCTTAGAGGGAAAATTGGGCAAACAAAAGTTAAAAGATATTGGCCTGGTAGAGCTCCTGAATGGGCTGAGGATGTTCTTGAAGATGGGGATATCCAGTTGGATAGGGTGGCTGCCCTTGAACGAGCGTTCCCAAGTCATGATGACTCACATATTGTTAAGAAGGATGATGCTAGGCTGCGACGTTTGGCTGAGAGTAGGATAGATAATCGTGATGAAGTGAGAGCTGATCATCGGCGCATCCGACAAGCTGAAATTGTTTCAACAATTGAGGAGGAAGCTAGAAGGCAGGAGGGATTAGATCTAGAGGAAGAGGACGCAGATGCTTTAgaggaaaggagaagaagaattaGGGAGAAGTTGCTTCAGAGGGAGCAGGAAGAGGCTGTACTtccagaagaagaagaggaggaggtagaagaagaggaggaagaggaatcTGAGTATGAGACCGATTCGGAGGAAGAACATATGGGAATTGCAATGGTTAAGCCTGTCTTTGTTCCTAAATCGGAGAGGGATACCATTGCTGAACGCGAGCGTCTTGAAGCTGAAGAACAAGCCCTTGAGGAATCAAAGAGGAAGAGACTAGAGGAGAGGAAGGTGGAGACAAAGCAGATCGTGGTTGAGGAAATTCGAAAAGATGAAGAGATTCAAAAGAATATGGAAATGGAGGCAAATATTGCTGATGTTGATACCGATGATGAAGTCAATGAGGCGGAGGAGTATGAAGCTTGGAAGGCAAGGGAGATTGCTAGGATAAAGAGGGATAGGGAGGATCGTGAGGCAATGTTaaaggagaaggaagagatTGAAAAGGTGAGAAACATGACAGAGGAAGAGCGAAGGGAGTGGGAGAGGAAGAATCCAAAACCTGCTCCACCTCCAAAGCAGAAATGGAGGTTCATGCAGAAATATTACCACAAGGGTGCATTCTTCCAGTCGGATACTGATGATCGCATTCCAATTGCTGggacaaataatatttatcagcGTGATTTCTCTGCTCCAACTGGAGAAGATAAGATGGACAAGACAATATTGCCCAAGGTCATGCAGGTCAAGCACTTTGGCCGTAGTGGAAGGACAAAATGGACCCATCTGGTCAATGAGGATACAACTGACTGGAACAATCC